A single Sulfurimonas aquatica DNA region contains:
- a CDS encoding thioredoxin domain-containing protein codes for MSNRLEKEDSPYLQQHKESLVDWWPWCDEAFEKAEAENKAVFISIGYSSSQLCHVMKEKVFNNQECADILNENFICVKVDREERPDIDKYYQEVHQLLNRRPGGWPTSIFCTPENKPFFAGTYIPAESSETSIEGMGFKALSSLIATKIAQNDKELFENADEIEDFINKVNHPTEATKLKEEFYKNFMLQAKNNYEPKNGGFSLSPKFPHASTLNTLMTIDRLYNDKSAASMVKHTLDSMMKGGIYDRVDGGFCRYSTDEKWLVPHFEKMLYDNALLCGVYTDAYLTYNDERYLQISKECADFWHNYMSEDDLFYSASDADIKAKKGSYFVYTYDEVHSLLTNNNYDDIESKLETMGVTKEGNFEGKNIIRFETDNTPVWYVDVKADLQRVRAKRDYPFIDKKIQTSWSSMMINSLFKLGSIDSSYMQRAVKSLDKLLETMYIDGALYHTTLIHKQPKVEAFLEDYAYLAQALITAFKHTGDELYLINAQRFANKALEEFYDKGTWNFSRGDFITKAETSDNTYISSISIIIDVLISLGTLLDDEKYTHFAFKTMEYNSYELGRKPIYFPYMLTQVIRYLKGDRIIKSNQDNLKNNTYELAKLRYPFVHYRASEDKDFMICGDKSCFSFTQDINEINRLITNSF; via the coding sequence ATGTCAAATAGATTAGAAAAAGAAGATAGCCCTTACCTCCAACAACATAAAGAAAGTCTCGTTGATTGGTGGCCTTGGTGCGATGAAGCGTTTGAAAAAGCGGAAGCTGAGAATAAAGCGGTTTTTATATCAATAGGTTATAGTTCATCTCAACTGTGTCATGTAATGAAAGAAAAAGTTTTTAATAACCAAGAGTGTGCAGATATTTTAAATGAAAACTTTATCTGCGTTAAGGTTGACCGCGAAGAGAGACCCGACATAGACAAGTACTATCAAGAGGTACATCAACTTCTAAACAGGCGTCCAGGTGGTTGGCCAACTTCTATCTTTTGTACACCAGAAAATAAACCATTTTTTGCAGGTACTTACATTCCAGCTGAGTCTAGTGAAACTAGTATTGAGGGAATGGGCTTTAAAGCACTCTCTTCACTCATAGCTACTAAAATAGCCCAAAATGATAAAGAACTTTTTGAAAACGCTGATGAAATAGAAGACTTTATAAATAAAGTAAATCATCCAACAGAGGCGACCAAACTTAAAGAGGAGTTCTATAAGAACTTCATGCTTCAAGCAAAAAATAATTATGAGCCAAAAAATGGCGGTTTTTCTCTTTCTCCGAAATTTCCACACGCCTCAACTCTCAATACTTTAATGACAATAGATAGACTCTACAATGATAAAAGTGCAGCTTCAATGGTAAAGCATACACTTGATTCAATGATGAAGGGTGGAATATATGACAGGGTTGATGGTGGTTTTTGTCGCTATAGCACGGATGAGAAATGGCTTGTACCTCACTTTGAAAAAATGCTCTATGATAATGCCCTACTTTGTGGCGTTTACACAGATGCCTATCTTACATACAATGATGAGAGGTACCTACAAATTTCAAAAGAGTGTGCAGACTTTTGGCATAACTATATGAGTGAAGATGATCTTTTTTACTCAGCAAGCGATGCGGATATCAAAGCAAAAAAGGGATCTTACTTTGTCTATACGTATGATGAAGTTCATTCACTTCTAACTAATAACAACTATGATGATATAGAGAGTAAGCTAGAGACTATGGGCGTTACTAAAGAGGGAAACTTTGAAGGAAAAAATATAATCCGTTTTGAAACAGATAACACTCCCGTATGGTATGTAGACGTAAAAGCCGACTTACAAAGAGTCCGTGCAAAACGCGACTACCCTTTTATAGATAAAAAAATTCAAACTTCTTGGTCCTCTATGATGATTAACTCTCTCTTTAAACTAGGTAGCATAGACTCAAGTTATATGCAAAGAGCTGTAAAAAGTCTAGACAAACTACTTGAGACTATGTATATAGATGGCGCTTTATACCATACAACGCTTATTCATAAACAGCCAAAAGTAGAGGCTTTTTTAGAGGACTACGCTTATCTTGCGCAAGCACTTATAACCGCGTTTAAACATACCGGTGATGAGCTTTATCTCATAAACGCCCAAAGATTTGCAAATAAAGCACTAGAAGAGTTTTACGACAAAGGAACTTGGAACTTTAGTAGAGGTGATTTCATAACTAAGGCTGAGACGTCCGATAACACTTACATAAGTTCAATAAGTATCATTATAGATGTTCTTATATCTTTAGGAACACTTCTTGATGATGAGAAATATACTCATTTTGCATTTAAAACTATGGAGTATAACTCTTATGAGTTAGGGCGTAAACCTATCTATTTTCCATATATGCTCACTCAAGTTATCAGGTACCTAAAGGGTGATAGAATTATTAAATCTAATCAGGACAACTTAAAGAACAATACTTACGAGTTAGCAAAGCTCAGATACCCTTTTGTACATTATCGCGCTTCTGAGGATAAAGACTTTATGATATGTGGTGATAAAAGCTGTTTTTCATTTACGCAAGATATAAATGAGATTAACAGACTCATTACAAACTCTTTTTAA
- the ppk2 gene encoding polyphosphate kinase 2 codes for MGSKRNMIDDELSEDSKLEEIVHEDRRKDKDANKKESEKRNKKGTKKRVAVWVKDEVLQYESELKKLQIELLKMQNHIKETGQKVLMIFEGRDAAGKGGTIKRITEHLNPRGARVVALDKPSDVEKTQWYFQRYSHYLPSAGEIVLFDRSWYNRGGVEPVMEFCTQEEHKEFLHEVPEFEKMLINSDIIIFKFYFSVSKSEQKKRFDKRRTDPLKQYKLSPVDEKSQGLWDKYTIAKYSMLLASHTDHAPWTIIRSDNKKKARINCIKHILDNIEYPTKLKKNEFIADDEIRIYGNDEIKIMETEMSLKKN; via the coding sequence ATGGGTTCAAAAAGAAATATGATTGATGATGAGTTAAGTGAAGATTCTAAACTTGAAGAGATTGTTCATGAAGATAGAAGAAAAGATAAAGATGCCAATAAAAAAGAGTCTGAAAAACGTAACAAAAAAGGTACTAAGAAACGGGTAGCTGTCTGGGTAAAAGATGAAGTTTTACAGTATGAAAGTGAACTTAAAAAACTTCAAATTGAACTACTAAAGATGCAAAACCATATCAAAGAGACGGGACAGAAAGTTTTAATGATATTTGAAGGACGTGACGCTGCTGGAAAAGGTGGTACTATAAAACGTATAACTGAGCATCTTAATCCTCGTGGAGCAAGAGTAGTAGCCCTTGACAAGCCTAGTGATGTTGAAAAAACACAGTGGTACTTTCAGCGTTATTCTCACTATCTACCATCTGCAGGAGAGATAGTCCTTTTTGATAGAAGTTGGTATAACCGTGGTGGTGTTGAACCTGTTATGGAATTTTGTACGCAAGAAGAGCATAAAGAGTTTTTACATGAAGTTCCAGAGTTTGAAAAGATGCTTATAAACTCAGATATTATTATATTTAAGTTTTATTTTTCTGTTTCAAAAAGTGAACAGAAAAAACGTTTTGACAAAAGACGAACAGATCCACTCAAACAGTATAAACTTTCACCTGTAGATGAAAAATCTCAAGGTCTTTGGGACAAATACACTATAGCAAAGTACTCTATGCTTCTTGCATCACATACTGATCATGCGCCTTGGACAATAATCCGTTCAGACAATAAGAAAAAAGCTCGTATAAACTGTATAAAACATATACTTGACAATATTGAGTACCCTACAAAACTCAAGAAAAATGAGTTTATAGCGGATGATGAGATTAGAATTTATGGTAATGATGAGATAAAAATTATGGAGACTGAAATGTCTTTAAAAAAAAACTAA
- a CDS encoding lysophospholipid acyltransferase family protein: MLKNIGKFIFMIELGLRYVSIFKKTFFHPFITLKPAYQNLSKERQNYSLKVLEYLNIGVNVSGKLLKEDKVLYAINHRSLLDIIVIESILASSSKNGAWIAKQELFDSVIYGKFFEYSGCISVDLESKKGLLSFFKKIKKTFAKVDNMNLYMFPEGERFKGEGIHKFQSGAAKIAKANNLKIVPIYIDGKMEEVFEAAPYKEKVNVNVYIGDVISHETLEADYLKFYDSVKG, encoded by the coding sequence ATGCTAAAAAATATTGGTAAATTTATATTTATGATTGAACTCGGACTTAGATATGTCTCAATCTTCAAAAAGACATTTTTCCACCCATTTATAACACTAAAGCCAGCGTATCAAAACCTCTCAAAAGAGAGACAGAACTACTCACTTAAAGTATTAGAGTACTTAAATATCGGAGTAAATGTATCGGGTAAACTTCTAAAAGAAGATAAGGTCCTATATGCAATCAACCACCGATCTCTACTTGACATCATCGTTATTGAAAGTATTCTAGCATCATCATCAAAAAATGGTGCATGGATAGCTAAACAGGAACTTTTTGATTCTGTTATTTATGGAAAATTTTTCGAATATAGTGGCTGCATAAGCGTTGACTTGGAGAGTAAAAAGGGACTTCTTAGTTTCTTTAAAAAAATCAAAAAGACATTTGCTAAAGTTGATAATATGAACCTTTACATGTTTCCAGAAGGTGAGCGTTTTAAAGGTGAAGGTATTCATAAGTTTCAAAGTGGTGCAGCAAAGATAGCAAAAGCAAATAATCTTAAAATAGTCCCTATTTACATAGATGGAAAGATGGAAGAAGTTTTTGAAGCTGCCCCATATAAAGAAAAAGTAAACGTGAATGTATACATAGGAGATGTTATCTCGCATGAAACGCTAGAAGCGGACTACTTAAAATTTTATGATAGCGTAAAAGGTTAG
- a CDS encoding pyridoxine 5'-phosphate synthase, whose translation MRLGVNIDHVAVLREARQVNDPDIIQALYVACASGADQITIHLREDRRHIQDADVKSIMALSKLPVNLECSINRDILNIVSRVKPHRATLVPEKRQEVTTEGGLDVFTYEDDVAYAIEQLHDSIIPVSLFVDPTIEAMDKSKELGAEMVELHTGLFANLFAMLNTSLPHSNHSVKELEHPRYMLSSMLENSIEQIKLSAIHADKIGLEVAAGHGLNYHNVHEMMKIKEIIELNIGQSIIARSVFSGLSDAIKEMKRLTTRI comes from the coding sequence ATGAGACTAGGCGTAAATATAGACCACGTAGCCGTACTGCGTGAAGCGAGGCAAGTAAACGATCCTGACATTATTCAAGCTCTTTATGTCGCTTGTGCGAGTGGAGCTGATCAGATAACCATTCACCTTCGTGAAGATAGACGCCATATACAAGATGCAGATGTAAAGTCTATCATGGCATTATCAAAGCTTCCGGTCAACCTTGAGTGTTCTATAAACCGTGATATTTTAAATATAGTAAGTAGGGTTAAACCTCACCGTGCGACGCTTGTTCCTGAAAAACGCCAGGAGGTAACAACTGAGGGTGGACTTGACGTCTTTACTTATGAAGACGATGTTGCTTATGCTATAGAACAACTTCACGATAGTATCATTCCGGTTTCACTTTTTGTTGATCCAACCATAGAAGCTATGGATAAGTCAAAAGAGTTAGGCGCAGAGATGGTTGAACTTCATACTGGACTTTTTGCAAATCTATTTGCAATGCTTAATACGTCCCTACCACATTCAAATCACTCAGTAAAAGAGCTAGAACATCCAAGATATATGCTTTCTAGTATGTTAGAAAACTCAATAGAGCAGATAAAACTCTCAGCAATTCATGCAGATAAGATAGGTCTAGAAGTAGCGGCAGGTCATGGACTTAACTATCATAATGTTCATGAGATGATGAAAATAAAAGAGATAATAGAGTTAAACATAGGTCAAAGCATCATCGCTAGAAGTGTTTTTAGTGGTCTGAGCGATGCTATAAAAGAGATGAAAAGGCTCACAACAAGAATATGA
- the pdxA gene encoding 4-hydroxythreonine-4-phosphate dehydrogenase, which translates to MKPKIAISIGDLSGVGIEIALKSHEEISKLCDPLYCINEELLAQASKLLNKNIPKDFKLHSVPGSFEIEVATVNANSGKYSYDSFIEAIKLCETKEADAVVTMPIHKEAWMMAGVEYKGHTDLLRDYFDKDAIMMLGCPEMYVALFTEHIPLKEVASSIKYKRLKQFLVDLHRDVKDKKVAVLGLNPHAGDNGVLGQEELIIMKAVKSANKKIGAEQFVGPVVPDIAFTPHFRENFNYFVAMYHDQGLAPLKALHFDESVNISLNLPIVRTSVDHGTAFDIAYKGQAKNLSYINAIKSAISFL; encoded by the coding sequence ATGAAACCAAAAATAGCAATAAGCATAGGCGACTTAAGTGGAGTTGGGATAGAAATAGCTCTAAAGTCACATGAAGAGATCTCTAAACTTTGTGATCCACTCTACTGCATAAATGAAGAGCTACTTGCTCAAGCCTCAAAACTTTTGAATAAAAATATCCCTAAAGACTTTAAACTCCATAGCGTTCCTGGCTCGTTTGAGATAGAAGTTGCAACAGTAAATGCCAATAGTGGAAAATACTCATATGACTCATTTATAGAAGCTATAAAGTTATGTGAGACCAAAGAAGCGGATGCAGTTGTTACTATGCCAATCCATAAAGAGGCTTGGATGATGGCTGGAGTTGAGTACAAAGGGCATACTGACCTTCTTCGGGACTACTTTGATAAAGACGCCATTATGATGCTTGGTTGTCCCGAGATGTATGTAGCCCTTTTTACAGAGCATATCCCTCTCAAAGAGGTTGCTTCATCTATAAAATATAAAAGATTAAAACAATTTCTTGTGGACTTGCATAGAGATGTTAAAGATAAAAAAGTAGCAGTACTCGGACTTAATCCTCATGCTGGAGATAATGGTGTTCTTGGGCAAGAAGAACTTATAATCATGAAAGCAGTGAAGAGTGCTAACAAAAAAATAGGTGCTGAACAGTTTGTTGGTCCAGTGGTTCCAGACATCGCGTTTACTCCTCACTTTCGTGAGAACTTCAACTACTTCGTAGCAATGTATCACGACCAAGGGCTAGCACCACTTAAAGCTCTTCATTTTGATGAGAGTGTAAATATCTCTTTAAACCTTCCAATAGTAAGAACTTCAGTAGATCATGGAACTGCATTTGACATCGCTTATAAAGGTCAGGCAAAAAACCTTAGTTATATAAACGCTATCAAGAGTGCAATAAGTTTTTTATAA
- a CDS encoding cytochrome-c peroxidase gives MKKFISLTLACTSLIMASSLTKEAVNAGLAPIPATKSALMKLIDPQNIITDAKVELGKKLYFDPRLSKSGFISCNSCHNLSEGGDDGIEAAVGHKWTVNPHHLNSPTVFNAVFNDKQFWDGRSPHLEDQAQGPIQAGPEMAATKEHVSSTVTSIPAYVDEFKNAYGKNVNITFEKITDTIGLFERTLVTPSAFDDYMNGNNQALSTKQKDGLKTFIQVGCASCHNGVGIGGSMNVINLFGTYKYMDVGDFKGDANGMVKVPTLRNITQTAPYFHNGKVATLKEAIVEMGRIQLGKNITDTQADSIEEFLKALEGKKSNMVLPLLPASTENTPKPDLN, from the coding sequence ATGAAAAAATTTATATCACTTACACTTGCTTGTACATCACTTATCATGGCTTCTTCACTTACTAAAGAAGCAGTAAATGCCGGTTTAGCTCCTATTCCAGCAACTAAGTCTGCTCTTATGAAGTTAATCGATCCTCAAAATATCATCACTGATGCTAAGGTTGAACTTGGTAAAAAACTTTACTTTGATCCTAGACTTTCTAAAAGTGGTTTTATCAGCTGTAACTCATGTCATAACCTAAGTGAAGGTGGAGATGATGGGATAGAGGCTGCTGTTGGTCATAAATGGACGGTTAATCCACACCATTTAAACTCTCCAACTGTATTTAACGCAGTATTTAATGACAAGCAGTTTTGGGATGGTAGAAGTCCACACTTAGAAGACCAAGCACAAGGGCCTATTCAAGCAGGACCTGAAATGGCAGCTACAAAAGAGCACGTATCTTCTACTGTAACTTCTATACCAGCTTATGTAGATGAGTTTAAAAATGCTTATGGTAAAAATGTAAATATTACATTTGAAAAAATCACAGATACTATTGGCCTTTTTGAGAGAACTCTTGTAACGCCATCTGCATTTGATGACTATATGAATGGTAATAACCAAGCACTTAGTACAAAGCAAAAAGATGGCTTAAAGACTTTCATCCAAGTTGGTTGTGCATCATGTCATAATGGTGTTGGTATTGGTGGGTCTATGAATGTTATAAATCTTTTTGGCACATACAAGTATATGGATGTAGGTGACTTTAAAGGTGATGCAAATGGTATGGTAAAAGTTCCTACTCTGAGAAACATTACTCAGACTGCTCCATACTTTCATAATGGTAAAGTAGCTACTCTTAAAGAGGCTATTGTTGAGATGGGACGTATTCAACTTGGTAAGAATATAACAGATACTCAGGCTGATTCAATCGAAGAGTTCTTAAAAGCTTTAGAGGGTAAAAAATCAAACATGGTGCTACCATTACTACCAGCATCAACTGAAAATACTCCAAAACCAGACTTAAATTAA
- a CDS encoding DUF1566 domain-containing protein, with protein sequence MKLHLIAATLLLFSTLNARDVVLDTSTSLLWQDAPDNADLSITYYEAEEYCAKLKIDQYQNFRIPTLNELQSLVDYTKYKPAIISGFNYTEDGTYWTTTPFADDSSETWTISFSKGERNVKGKHYSRYVRCVQKVK encoded by the coding sequence ATGAAACTACATCTTATAGCAGCAACATTACTTTTATTTTCTACTCTAAATGCAAGAGATGTAGTATTAGATACTAGCACATCTCTTCTTTGGCAAGACGCCCCTGACAATGCGGACCTCTCAATAACATACTATGAAGCAGAGGAATACTGTGCAAAACTTAAAATAGATCAATATCAAAATTTCAGAATCCCAACACTAAATGAACTGCAAAGTTTAGTTGATTATACAAAATACAAACCTGCAATAATTTCAGGTTTTAACTATACTGAAGATGGAACATACTGGACTACAACGCCATTTGCAGATGACAGCTCTGAGACATGGACTATTAGCTTTTCAAAGGGTGAACGTAATGTAAAGGGAAAACACTACAGTAGATATGTCAGATGCGTTCAAAAAGTAAAATAA
- the amrB gene encoding AmmeMemoRadiSam system protein B, which translates to MNNLHANREPAVSGSFYPSNPTELLSQINLAFKETKKFEQKEINAIIVPHAGYVFSGSIAATAYNTLTKKYKNIFLIGSSHHINIDGVSIYNRGNYQTPLGEVQVNKTIVNELMKNNSFISYEEDAHKKEHTLEVQLPFLQAIYKSDMQIVPIIMATSEIDTIMKMSKALEPYFNDENLFVISTDLSHYPNYEDAQKVDMNILNALTKNSPFKLIDAIVENESSKKENLQTSACGWSSLLTLLYLTQEKDYKYEILEYKNSGDTKYGEKDRVVGYGAMRVFKNSEEFFLEQNEKDQLKEIAKLSLYEAVINNKKVAVDTEKLSNKSKLPLGAFVTLYKDKKLKGCIGRFEPKEPLYDVITDMAISASRHDTRFTPVQKDELKDIEIEISVLTPRRKVNSIDEVIIGKHGIYVSYGAKNGTYLPKVATDMNWSAEEFVKSCCEQKAGIAKEDCKNAELYVYEAIVF; encoded by the coding sequence ATGAATAATTTACATGCTAACAGAGAACCTGCAGTATCGGGTTCATTTTATCCCTCTAATCCTACTGAACTTTTATCTCAAATAAACCTTGCGTTTAAAGAAACAAAAAAGTTTGAGCAAAAAGAGATAAATGCCATTATAGTTCCACATGCTGGCTATGTATTTTCTGGAAGCATTGCAGCTACTGCTTACAATACACTCACTAAAAAATATAAAAACATCTTTTTAATTGGCTCAAGTCACCACATAAATATAGATGGCGTTTCAATCTATAATAGAGGAAACTACCAAACGCCACTTGGTGAAGTTCAAGTAAATAAAACCATAGTAAATGAGCTTATGAAAAACAACTCTTTTATAAGCTATGAAGAAGATGCCCATAAAAAAGAGCATACACTTGAAGTACAACTCCCATTTTTACAAGCTATATATAAAAGTGATATGCAGATAGTTCCTATTATTATGGCAACGTCTGAAATCGATACAATAATGAAAATGTCAAAAGCGCTAGAGCCCTACTTTAACGATGAAAACCTTTTTGTTATAAGTACAGACCTCTCTCACTATCCAAACTATGAAGACGCTCAAAAAGTAGATATGAATATACTAAATGCACTAACGAAAAACTCTCCCTTTAAGCTTATTGATGCCATAGTAGAAAATGAATCATCAAAAAAAGAGAACTTACAAACCTCTGCCTGTGGTTGGAGTTCACTTTTAACTCTTTTATACTTAACGCAAGAAAAAGATTATAAGTATGAAATTCTTGAGTATAAAAACTCTGGAGATACTAAGTATGGTGAAAAAGATAGAGTAGTAGGATATGGAGCTATGAGAGTTTTTAAAAACAGTGAAGAGTTTTTTTTAGAACAAAACGAAAAAGATCAGCTTAAAGAAATAGCAAAACTCTCTTTATACGAAGCAGTTATAAACAATAAAAAAGTAGCCGTTGATACAGAAAAACTCTCTAATAAATCAAAACTCCCACTCGGTGCTTTTGTAACTCTATATAAAGATAAAAAGCTCAAAGGTTGTATAGGTCGTTTTGAGCCAAAAGAGCCTCTCTATGATGTCATAACTGATATGGCTATATCAGCATCAAGACATGATACAAGATTTACTCCTGTGCAAAAAGATGAGCTTAAAGATATAGAGATTGAAATCTCTGTTCTAACACCAAGAAGAAAAGTAAACTCTATAGATGAAGTCATTATAGGTAAACATGGTATATATGTAAGCTATGGTGCGAAAAATGGAACCTACTTACCAAAAGTAGCAACAGATATGAACTGGAGTGCAGAGGAGTTTGTAAAAAGTTGCTGCGAACAAAAAGCGGGTATAGCAAAAGAAGATTGTAAAAATGCAGAGCTTTATGTTTATGAAGCGATAGTTTTTTAA
- a CDS encoding DUF1566 domain-containing protein, whose amino-acid sequence MIKTALIITLSASLASAWFVPTFSWGGDNDDFTNVDKNFVRDNNRSVVINEKTSKMYYDGPSSNNMHFFAAWDYCQKMDFAGYSDWRVISKNEARDLLENSRRTITVKHAFKNVQEAIYWTSTEDNFEQAWYIDFDLGRYSTKKQTYKYKAICVRDMK is encoded by the coding sequence ATGATAAAAACAGCTCTAATAATAACACTCAGTGCCTCACTAGCATCCGCTTGGTTTGTGCCAACATTTAGTTGGGGTGGAGATAATGATGATTTTACAAATGTAGATAAAAACTTTGTTCGTGATAATAATAGAAGTGTTGTAATCAACGAAAAAACTTCTAAAATGTACTATGATGGCCCCTCTTCGAACAATATGCACTTTTTTGCAGCTTGGGACTATTGTCAAAAGATGGACTTTGCAGGCTATAGTGACTGGCGTGTAATTAGTAAAAATGAAGCAAGGGACCTGCTAGAAAACTCTAGAAGAACAATTACTGTTAAACATGCTTTTAAAAATGTACAAGAGGCTATTTACTGGACTTCTACTGAGGACAATTTTGAACAGGCTTGGTATATTGATTTTGATTTGGGTAGATATAGTACAAAAAAACAGACTTACAAGTACAAAGCTATTTGTGTAAGAGATATGAAGTAA
- a CDS encoding class I SAM-dependent DNA methyltransferase, giving the protein MTNLDLYAKAEHLLGIEDATEALYDLYRSELDEYKVKTLLDVGCGRGGFMQRMISDGVECKGVDLSSLMVKECVNVGLDAECIDVAEVAGKYDAVVSIFDVLNFLDKEALVSFLDAVADKLNDNGVFIADINTRYGFSDVAEGTMSSDRDDEFLSVDAEFANDELHTKFTLFEKNEDDTYTKYQDTIVQYFHKINRFQKLSSLKLIEKQTFSLYDTEDKTLLIFKRR; this is encoded by the coding sequence ATGACAAATCTCGACCTTTATGCAAAAGCAGAGCATCTATTAGGCATAGAGGATGCAACTGAAGCACTTTATGACCTTTATCGCTCTGAACTTGATGAGTATAAGGTAAAAACGCTTTTAGACGTTGGTTGTGGTCGTGGTGGCTTTATGCAACGCATGATAAGTGATGGAGTAGAGTGTAAGGGAGTAGATTTAAGCTCTTTAATGGTGAAAGAGTGTGTCAATGTTGGTCTTGATGCTGAGTGCATAGACGTAGCAGAGGTGGCTGGGAAGTATGATGCAGTTGTTAGTATCTTTGACGTGCTTAACTTTTTAGATAAAGAAGCATTAGTCTCTTTTTTAGATGCAGTGGCTGATAAGTTAAATGATAATGGAGTTTTTATAGCTGACATAAACACTCGTTATGGTTTTAGTGATGTGGCAGAGGGAACAATGAGTAGTGACAGGGATGATGAATTTTTATCCGTAGACGCCGAGTTTGCAAATGATGAACTTCATACTAAGTTTACACTTTTTGAAAAAAATGAGGATGACACTTATACAAAGTATCAAGACACTATAGTGCAATACTTTCACAAGATAAACAGATTTCAAAAACTCAGCAGTTTAAAGCTTATCGAGAAACAGACTTTTTCACTTTATGATACAGAAGATAAGACACTTTTAATCTTTAAAAGACGATAA
- the hisG gene encoding ATP phosphoribosyltransferase, translating into MLTVALPKGRIAKETLEIFETIFGDTFKFDDRKLILETPKFRFLLVRNQDVATYVYHQAADIGVVGLDTLDEQGLDVVRLLDLRRGVCKVAIGMRKGEKLDLSKPELKVATKMVNITKRYFEERAVSVEIIKLYGSIELAPLIGLADMIVDIVETGATMKQNGLEVVQDMMTSSTYLIANKNSYIAKKDEVLDIYEKINEVIKAEQKK; encoded by the coding sequence ATGCTAACAGTTGCACTTCCAAAAGGTCGTATTGCTAAAGAGACACTAGAGATATTTGAGACAATATTTGGAGACACTTTTAAATTTGATGATAGAAAACTAATTTTAGAGACTCCAAAGTTTCGTTTTTTACTTGTTCGTAACCAAGATGTTGCAACTTATGTTTATCACCAAGCAGCTGACATTGGTGTTGTCGGACTTGACACACTAGATGAGCAGGGTCTTGATGTAGTGCGTTTACTTGATTTAAGACGTGGTGTATGTAAGGTAGCTATAGGTATGAGAAAAGGTGAAAAGCTTGACCTTAGTAAGCCTGAGTTAAAAGTAGCAACTAAAATGGTAAACATTACTAAACGCTACTTTGAAGAGAGAGCCGTAAGTGTTGAAATCATCAAGCTTTATGGTTCAATAGAACTTGCTCCTCTTATTGGTCTTGCTGATATGATAGTAGATATCGTAGAGACTGGTGCTACAATGAAGCAAAATGGTCTTGAAGTCGTTCAGGATATGATGACAAGTTCTACGTATCTCATAGCAAACAAAAATAGTTACATCGCTAAAAAAGATGAAGTACTTGATATTTATGAAAAAATAAATGAAGTAATCAAAGCAGAGCAAAAGAAATAA
- a CDS encoding type III pantothenate kinase: MLLCDIGNTSYHFLDDFKSYKESVNSFDPSTVDEKVYYISVNAKVKTILDGLTNWIDLSEFIDMKNYYETMGIDRIFAVEALSDAVIVDAGSAITVDVVKEGVFRGGFIYPGVNAMEKTYANISPALSYSFNFECELDIMPKNSQDAISYGFLKTLYSEVISHDMPIVLTGGDSQELKKIFKDAKIDEELIFRGMKKIMKKANIC; the protein is encoded by the coding sequence ATGCTTCTTTGTGACATTGGCAACACATCTTATCATTTTCTGGATGATTTTAAAAGCTATAAAGAGAGTGTAAACTCTTTTGATCCCAGTACTGTGGATGAAAAAGTTTATTATATATCTGTTAATGCTAAAGTAAAAACAATATTAGATGGATTGACAAATTGGATAGACCTCTCAGAATTCATAGATATGAAAAACTACTATGAAACTATGGGTATTGATAGGATATTTGCAGTCGAAGCACTTAGTGACGCCGTCATTGTTGACGCAGGAAGTGCAATAACTGTAGATGTTGTTAAAGAAGGAGTTTTTCGAGGTGGATTTATATATCCTGGAGTAAACGCCATGGAGAAAACTTATGCAAATATATCTCCCGCTCTGTCATATTCATTTAACTTTGAGTGTGAGTTAGATATAATGCCGAAAAATTCTCAAGATGCCATAAGTTATGGTTTTTTGAAAACTCTTTATAGCGAAGTTATTTCACATGATATGCCTATAGTGTTAACAGGTGGGGATTCACAAGAGTTAAAGAAGATATTTAAAGATGCTAAAATCGATGAAGAGTTGATTTTTCGCGGAATGAAAAAGATAATGAAAAAGGCTAATATATGCTAA